A genomic stretch from Erigeron canadensis isolate Cc75 chromosome 9, C_canadensis_v1, whole genome shotgun sequence includes:
- the LOC122581347 gene encoding peptidyl-prolyl cis-trans isomerase FKBP42, with protein MEEVKQPPIESGQDGENGGMSNGRDGEEEIVTEASSFVHGGPPQDDKGPPKVDTEVEVLHEKVTKQVIKEGHGDKPSKYSTCFLHYKAWTESTQHKFEDTWQELQLIEVVLGKEKKEMAGLAIGLSSMKSGERALLHVGWELGYGEEGSFSFPNVPPKADIIYEVELVGFDETKEGKARSDMTVEERISAADRRRMDGNNLFKEEKLEEAMQQYEMAIAYMGDDFMFQLFGKYQDMALAVKNPCHLNMAACLIKLKRYDEAIAQCTIVLAEDQNNVKALFRRGKAKSELGQTDAAREDFLKARKFAPEDKAISKELRVLAEHDKVVYQKQKELYKGLFGPRPEPKSTKSATSWFVLVWQWLFSLFQRIFTRERVKTE; from the exons GTCAAGATGGTGAAAATGGAGGCATGTCTAATG GTCGAGATGGTGAAGAGGAAATTGTGACAGAAGCATCTTCATTTGTGCACGGCGGACCTCCTCAAGATGATAAAGGGCCTCCAAAAGTCGATACTGAAGTGGAAGTCCTTCATGAAAAGGTTACCAAGCAGGTCATTAAGGAAGGTCATGGTGACAAGCCATCAAAATATTCAACTTGTTTTT TGCACTACAAAGCATGGACTGAAAGTACCCAACACAAGTTTGAAGACACTTGGCAGGAACTACAACTAATTGAAGTGGTCTTAGGGAAAG AGAAAAAAGAGATGGCAGGATTGGCAATTGGGCTCTCCTCCATGAAATCAGGCGAGCGTGCTCTCTTACATGTTGGTTGGGAATTAGGCTATGGTGAAGAAGGAAGTTTCTCTTTTCCAAATGTGCCGCCTAAAGCAGATATCATTTATGAAGTTGAACTAGTTGGTTTTGATGAAACGAAAGAA GGGAAAGCTCGTAGTGACATGACAGTAGAAGAGAGAATCAGCGCAGCGGATAGGAGAAGGATGGATGgaaataatttgtttaaagaagaaaaactaGAAGAGGCAATGCAACAATATGAAATG GCCATTGCGTACATGGGTGATGATTTCATGTTTCAGTTGTTTGGCAAGTATCAAGACATGGCTTTGGCAGTCAAAAACCCATGTCACCTTAACATGGCAGCATGTTTGATAAAACTCAAGCGCTATGATGAAGCTATAGCTCAATGCACCATT GTGCTAGCAGAGGATCAAAACAACGTGAAAGCACTATTCAGAAGAGGGAAAGCTAAGTCTGAACTTGGGCAGACGGACGCTGCCCGGGAAGACTTCTTGAAAGCTCGTAAGTTTGCCCCAGAAGACAAAGCAATATCAAAAGAACTGCGTGTGCTTGCTGAACACGACAAGGTCGTTTATCAGAAACAGAAAGAGCTTTACAAAGGATTGTTTGGACCAAGACCCGAACCTAAAAGCACCAAGAGTGCTACTAGCTGGTTTGTTTTAGTTTGGCAATGGCTGTTCTCACTATTCCAGCGTATTTTCACACGTGAAAGGGTTAAAACTGAATGA